A genomic segment from Clarias gariepinus isolate MV-2021 ecotype Netherlands chromosome 11, CGAR_prim_01v2, whole genome shotgun sequence encodes:
- the ccdc92ba gene encoding coiled-coil domain-containing protein 92, translating into MERPRTQVVMDRSALARQVESVERSIVFLRQEQLTLLHGLHLEILSLQKRCTELTHELNLKPPGKSEEAVHEEEKLLEARSQAAESRLKEQKHCQDEIREELSHKGVLVGALRASLKEKERRFLDELKQRSHRSTALNSELQKQTKTAAYLSFQLHAARQKLQQKQQQQYRRRLEVVGTDNPSSLSLSQHDDFTAPVVKPKRRSGVRICSHLRAERARECVPRERVTGPEEPMAMPDPALFLHPRKPAATRAFQHQTQTAVQGAEGGEEPDETEQGDSANRLVATVPVKTAATAGSKAK; encoded by the exons ATGGAGCGCCCG cgGACGCAGGTGGTGATGGACAGGAGCGCACTGGCGAGGCAGGTGGAGAGCGTGGAGAGAAGCATCGTATTCCTGCGCCAGGAACAGCTGACGCTACTGCACGGCTTACACCTGGAGATTCTGTCTCTGCAGAAACGCTGCACAG AACTGACCCATGAGCTGAATTTAAAGCCTCCTGGCAAAAGTGAAGAAG CGGTGCATGAGGAAGAAAAGCTGCTAGAGGCACGCAGTCAAGCCGCAGAGAGCAGACTAAAAGAGCAGAAGCACTGTCAGGATGAAATACGTGAGGAACTGAGCCACAAGGGGGTGCTGGTGGGAGCCCTTAGGGCAAGCCTGAAGGAGAAGGAGCGCCGTTTCCTGGACGAGCTCAAACAGCGCAGCCACAGGAGCACTGCACTGAACTCCGAGCTACAGAAGCAGACCAAGACTGCCGCCTACCTGTCTTTCCAGTTGCACGCTGCCAGGCAAAAGCTGcagcaaaaacaacagcagcaatATCGCAGGAGACTAGAAGTGGTTGGTACAGATAATCCCTCCTCTCTTAGCCTGTCTCAGCATGATGACTTTACCGCACCTGTGGTCAAACCGAAACGGCGCAGTGGAGTCAGGATATGCTCACACCTCCGTGCCGAGCGTGCCAGGGAGTGTGTTCCTCGTGAAAGGGTGACGGGTCCCGAGGAGCCCATGGCCATGCCTGACCCTGCACTCTTCCTCCATCCGCGCAAACCTGCAGCCACTCGAGCATTTCAGCATCAGACACAAACTGCAGTGCAGGGGGCAGAGGGTGGAGAGGAGCCAGATGAAACAGAGCAGGGAGACTCAGCCAACAGGCTGGTTGCCACGGTCCCAGTAAAAACAGCAGCTACTGCTGGGAGCAAAGCAAAGTGA